TGTTTTGATGGCTCTTGAAGTGGGGATGAATTCCTTTAGGGTTCTTTATCTATCTTCTAACACTTTCGTGGCTTGTGAGGCGCATCAATGTACTTTCTGTAGGTTATACTTGACCATATAAGTCGTTTCTTTACAATCTATTGATTGTTGTAGGAATGGAACAATCCGAATCGGGCTCCGCACCAAGGCTGGGATTATCGAGGTTTGTTACTCcatatcttaattaatttttcctGCTAGATTCTACCTGGACTATTTTCAGTTTGCAAGAATTTACCGGTCATCTATCGAAGTGTAGATACCATTCTTGATGTTTTTTTCAATATGAAATGCTTATAAAAAAGAATCGCTTAATTTCGATGGTGTGCTGGGTTTATCTGTGTAGCATGAAGGATAGTCAAGGATCATAGCTTATAAACACTGTCTCCACTTGCACTTTTCTGGTTGTGTTACTGTGTTGTGAGTCTCATgcttttatgaattttttttatcatgctGCAAGTTCTAGGCCTTCTTTCTGTTCCTTTGAAATCTTAGTGTTCCTTCAGTTTACTGGCTTCTGTGTACTTCCTTTTAAATACTTCAGCCCAAGGCAATGAAGAAGATTGGGCCGCCAGAGCTAGGGCATGGGCAGACGCGAAGACTGCAATGGAGAGTCAGCAATCTCAGTTTGCACCTACAGGAAGACTTGAAGAACAGAACTATTATCACGATCAATATTCGCAACCAATGAATTCAAATCATCCAGATATGTCTCATCAGCCTCTTCCTCCTACAACCTATGAACAGTTTCCAGCTTCAGCCACATCCGCCCGCTCACCAGCAGGTCATCACTTGGAGTCCTTACCTGTTGCTGTTAGCAGTGAACAATCTTCTTATCTTTCAGATGGGCGTCCAACTTACTCTGTCGGTGATTTTAGTTATGGAGGCAACATGAACTCTGCTTTACATCATCAAGGAAAGTTATCCTCAAGTCCATCGGTTCTTCAGCAGGAGGTACCTTCTAGTAATTATTCTGTTTCAGGTAATGATTCACTTGTGTAATAGTGTAGTTATTCCTGAAGAATTCTGCTTTCGAACTCATTTagtaatgaaattgaaattgtttttatattaGTATCATTAATGTTATCCTTCTCCCCTCACAACTCTCATTCGTTCTagggaaaagaagaaactctTTGGTGGTGACTCTTGCTGAATAGAGAATCTTTTGGGtgcttttaataataatagtttgtTTTCATTGATACTCTGTGGGCATCTAGCAATTACTTTTATCattgtattattattgttgttgtttatgttattaataaataattgcatACTGGCTTGTCAATGTAGTTTTTTGTATAATTGATTGGGTGGGGGAGCTCCTTGGGTGTGCTGCATTGCTCTGAGGCAGCCTCTCTTATAGGTTAATCTGTTTTTCCTCTAAAGGCTACAAAGTTCCTGCTCGGGAATATAGGATGAAAGACCcaacccccccccccccccccNNNNNNNNNNNNNNNNNNNNNNNNNNNNNNNNNNNNNNNNNNNNNNNNNNNNNNNNNNNNNNNNNNNNNNNNNNNNNNNNNNNNNNNNNNNNNNNNNNNNNNNNNNNNNNNNNNNNNNNNNNNNNNNNNNNNNNNNNNNNNNNNNNNNNNNNNNNNNNNNNNNNNNNNNNNNNNNNNNNNNNNccccccccccccccccctaaCCCGGGAAAATGGTTGAATGATCAGTCTTTATTGATACTTCGTTCTAGTTTAATCAGTGTCCGGTCTAGATTCCAAGACTTAGAACAGCTATCTTTGAATGAAGCACCAAGGCATGTCAATAGTTCTTTCTGGAAGTGTTTGACAAACAATTTTAGGTAAAAATTGCATTTCATATTCAGCTTTTACCACCATCAAGAATGTGATTGACTTCTTCAGAATTATAGTCATGTTGAGAGTTAAGTCGCCAATTGTACTTACACAAATATTTAGATTTCCCATTATTTGAAGCATAGATTTGTTCCCACGTTTTAAACACCTGGAGTCCTATTCACTTAGACTACCTGTCCTTATTTCTTGGTGCATCTGTTGTTTTCTCTCAATTGTTCAATTTTATCTCAAACACCTAATGGCAGGTAAAGAAGATACTGTCGATCAATATGTTGAGTCGTTCAAATCACTACCTCTGCAAAATTCATCAGTTCATGATGGACAGCAGCATTTCCAACCATCTATTCCTCTGCCCTATGCATATGGCAATGAGCCAGGGCCAGTTGGTCCCGTGATCAATCTTGCAGATCAGCCTTTAGATTTTGCTCCTAGGTTTAATCATGACCATGGTCTAAGAGCGCATTCTGGCTTTGCTCGCAATGACTCAGCTGGATCCACTAGAGGCATTGATCCTGGTGTCCCTATGTCTTCCTTAAATTCATGGTCTTCTATTGCTCCTGGCATGGTTTATCCACCAATTCCTCCTATGGCTTCAGGAACACAGGTTGTGGAtttgttttttgatttttttggttctAGATCATCAAGACAAATTCCTGAAAATTGTTATGAATTGTCAGCTTGATCCTCCAGTTGCTGTATCTTCTTCTGTTCCTGGACACACACCACCTCCATTTGGAAGCTTTGCTGGTTCTAGCATCACTCCTGCAATTCCTACTGCTGCTACTCCATTTCCTGGAGCTGCACTTCCTCCCACAGTCTTACCTGGTGATGCATATGGCATGTCAAATATGTCTGAACGTCCAAAAAAGGTAAATAACCACATGACCTCATATTGGAAATATGACAAACTGCTCGTTAACTGATCTTGTAACTTCAGGCTTCCGTGCCAAATTGGCTCAGAGAGGAAATCAAGAAAGCAGTGATCACAAGTTCTTCTGCTGACCATCCTAAGGAGGGTACAGAACTCATGGAGGAACAAGGAGTTGACAAGTCTTTTTCAAAGGAAGATCTAACTGATAGTAAAAGTATTGATTCATCTAGGTcagctgaagaagaagatgatgaggttctatataatattttgtttttagaacGATTTTTAATGCTCTATTTTGTGGATGGGAGCTTAGAATGAGTACTTTGGATTAGTCGGATGAGACTTCCTCTATATTCTCTTTTGATTCTGGAGTTCATCTTTTGTGATATGCAGGATTTTGTGGAAGAAGCTAGAACTGCAGCAATAAATCAAGAAATCAAGCGTGTGCTGACCGAAGTACTTTTAAAGGTAAATCTGACCTACATGCTTTTTAGAAATCAATAACCattctcaaattttgtttcctcAAATATTACCCGTCCATGTAATCACAGAGTCTGAACATTCTGGTAGATTTAGAAGAAACTTTGCGACATAAAAATCCCTTCTGGAAACCAGTTATTTGGTTGGAATTTGGTTCTGGGTTATGACTTTTGCAATGGGGATTGGAGTATCCACACGTGTCCATTTCTATCACAACGGATTTTGAATTCATGTTtctattttgtaaatttgCTAGGAAACTAAAATTACTCTCTCTGAAGTTGATGTACGTTGGATGTTCCATTTGGTTGTCATCCCGTAGTTAAGTTGGAATTTTTCTGGAGGAACGTGTCAAAGATTGGAGGGCTTTTTGATACTTTACAGTAGCTGCTGTTTACTAAGTCATAAGTTTGGTTGGAATTgggaaagaacaaaataattttgggTTCTGCTTGGGCtagattaaaaaatgtcttatTAGTGTTGGTTTAAGCAGAGGTAATTTAGACCTTTGGCATCTTGTTTGCTTCAGTTGTGACTTGTTTAAAATTACCATTTGATGAGGGGAGGATACCGTGTTGGCCGTGCCTTTACTTAACAAATGGCTCTTGTCGAATGTGTGTGAGAACAcgtttatatttatatgtcTGGTTTGAACTTATTCTGCAGCATAGGTGACTTAAAAAGTTGCTACAAAACATTTATTGTACGTAGTATTTTAAATGTATGCATCTTTGAATGATTTCTACACAGGTTACTGATGAACTGTTTGATGAGATTGCTACGAAAGTTCTTGATGAGGATGATCTTGCTGTCGAAGGTGACTATCTAcgcgctctctctctctcccccccNNNNNNNNNNNNNNNNNNNNNNNNNNNNNNNNNNNNNNNNNNNNNNNNNNNNNNNNNNNNNNNNNNNNNNNNNNNNNNNNNNNNNNNNNNNNNNNNNNNNNNNNNNNNNNNNNNNNNNNNNNNNNNNNNNNNNNNNNNNNNNNNNNNNNNNNNNNNNNNNNNNNNNNNNNNNNNNNNNNNNNNNNNNNNNNNNNNNNNNNNNNNNNNNNNNNNNNNNNNNNNNNNNNNNNNNNNNNNNNaaaaaaaaggaaaactaaaaaaaaaaatctgtgCACTTGCAGGCAGAAGTAAACTAGAAGTTCTGCTTTTCTCTTCTATCTCTCACAacactttttttccttttccattcAGCCAAGCTCAATATAGTtacttcaaatcaaaatgtCTCTTCATCTACCTTGCCAGTTTCTACTCCCAAAACTTCTGCCAAGATTTTGATTCCAGTCAAAGTTCAGGAACCTGATAATGGTAATACTAGTGAAATGTCAGATTCCAGCTCACCTGGAGATTTACTTGGCCTTGGAAATTATGCTTCTGATGATGACAAAAGTGATGATAGAGATGGTGAAATTCAGAGTTCAAATGTGCAAGATGCAGTTAGAGATGCTAGCACTCAAGGAAATGTTATAGGAAATGACATCAATAATGTTTCAACCAATTCAGTTAATGAAATGAGTAAAAAAACAGGCTTGAATAAGATGAATGGTGATTGGGTGGATGAAGAAAGAGGTCAAGAACATTCATTGAAGCCAAGCTCTAAAGGTAAagataaagaaacaaaacttgGTGATGGAACTGCCTCTGGGACAAATGATACTCCAGGCATAGTATCTGAACAGCATGGAAAGAATGTGAACGGTAAAAAAGGATCTAAAGATTCGCAAGATGGggaaactaaaataaaaccaCATAGAAGTGGTAAGCAGGAGAGTATGAGGGGTTCTTCATTGAAAGAACGTGTTAAAGAAGAAGGGGAGGTAAAAACTTGGACAAACGAAAAAGCAGATGAGATTCGTGGGAGGCAAGATACCAGGCACCTGAAGAAGGAAGAGTTAGATGATCAGAATGTCCAAAAGGAATCGTTGAAGGACCAAGGTGTTAAGTCTGGCGAGAAAGGTAAGGATTCAGACTCTAGACACAGGTCTACGCATCATAAAAAGGAGGAAAGGAGAGAAGACAAGCTTCTCAGGGCTGGCACTAAAGATGGTactgaaaggaaaagggagTACACAAAAGATGAGGAAGGCAGAACGAGACAGAAAATCTCAAGTGACTCAAGTAGGCACAAGAGCAGTAGGGACAGAAATAAAGACAAAGCAGTTGGTCATACTTCAAGTGATGACTCAGATGATTCTAAAAGGTATTTCTTATAGGCGTTCCTATTCTTTTCCCCATTCGAAAAAGTTACATGGGATTTCATCATCGTTCCTTTGTGCAGGAAGGTGAATTCAAGAAAACGAGAGAAGTCCCCATCTCCGGTCAGGTCTAAGAGAAGGTATTGTAATCCTGAATCTCTAATTCACTTTTGCATCTTTGACATTCCAGGAAGGTTTGACtgtgttattttctttccGATATATTGCTGGTGGTGATTATGTCGTGATTATTATTCCATAATATACGTCGTGATTATGCTTGGTGGTTTGATCATTATGATCAAAAGTGAAGATTATAACGATCATGTAAGAAGTTAGTAGAATACATCTCTTGGAAATTGGAAGATATGGGCATCATCACTGCCCTGTTTTCGAGTTTATCATTTACTGCAGGAGTTGAAAGGAATCCTGTAAATTATTACTCCGTTTCTTTTCTTGCGGATTGCCCAATCCATTCTCTTGTCCTTCACATGGATTGAGGATATCTTTTATGGTGTATGCTAACAAATAGTTTCTTGTTAAGTATTACACTGCACGGAGGGCTGAGCAGCTCTCTTCTAAGCTTTTTGCATGTTTAACTCACCAAATCAGTATAATGGATGCTTTCATTTCTAGACAAGTATCGCGGTCACCACATAGCAAGCACTCTCAGCGCAAGCATTCTCCCCTCTCTTCTCTTGAAACCACCAGGTATGCCGCAATATCTCATAGATTAAGATTGTGCATGTGATCTAAGGACATATGCACACTCATCCTCATAACAGTAAGCTGCTCCAATGGATGCTTCAGATTTTTTGTTATCAATTGTTCTTTAGGCCTAACTAAACATATCGTACAGGGCAAGGAGGTCAAGATCTCGTTCCCCTGCTAGACGGCGCAGATGACTGTCAAATGATTAAGAATTCCTAACTAATTGTATTGGTTTGAAGACTCGGAATCTTAATTTCAATACCTGAATCTGGACTCCTCGGAAAAGATCCATAAGCTGCGGATTGTATCGGAATTCGAAGAGATGGGCAATGCACAGAAGTCTGTTTCAATGGCTTTACTAGGTGGTTGTGATACTCTTAAGGGCCATGAACATATGAATTGATGCTGTCCGTTTGAACTGGCGATACTACATTCTGGTCTATATGAGCTGTTGCTTTAAATGTAGAAGATATTGGTTACTGTTTCCATCGGTGTATGATGATCGTGGACTTGAAGGGAAAACCTCAGAAGGTGTTTTGATTTTCTAATGGTTGGTTACCCAAATTAGGAATAGGGTGCAAAAAGTGTATGTATGATGGGAAAAGAAATTTAACTCGAGGTTTGAACTTTTGGTGTTGTATGTATTCGAGTTATTAAATCTTTTTGTAGCCCTTCCGTCTGCCTGTGTTTTTTACATCTTCTGAGTTCCCTTAGCTGCTAAAAGGGCGGCTCGAAACTAGGTTCGTAGCCAAATCAGAACTATTGGGGAGCAATTTGAAAGTGATTAAAATCCTTTTTACGTGTTCTAAATCACTTCGAAACAtgtttttaaccattttagtGTTCCGTTTTGTgcttttaaaatagtttttaattttgaattactCAATACCTGTGAATGATTATGATCAATCAAAGCCATCTTTGCGTTCACGGATCTTGGaactatttttcttcttgattttatttccattggaactatttttcttcttgattttatttCCATTCCGAATTAGGCTTACATACTCGTGATCAGTTGCTGGCTGCTTCATCATGAAACATTTCGTACATATCTTTCTACTCGAAAGAGTGAAGGATCAAAAGGTTAGTACTAGTAAGTGTGAGTATGGCTATTTGATATATTGAAAGTTACATTGCAAGAATAACACAAAATTCATTTCTCTTAGTTCGATCAGCAGAAGCACAGAACTCTTCTGCATGGATCCAAATAGCAAGGAAGAAATGGCTGAAGACAAGCAACCAGTTACTCCCTTGCTTGATGCTTTATAAACAGCGACTCCAAATTGTTCCAAATGGCATACATGGCTCATAAAATATATGACAAAAGCTTGGTCAAGATCCATGTATACACAACTGAGAGGAAAGCCCCAACAGGAATTGTCACAGCCCATGAAAGAACTATCTCTCTTACAGTCTCGGCTCTAACACTGTTGAGTCCCCTTGCAAAGCCCACCCCCATGACTGCACCAACCAATGTATGCGTCGCTGAGATTGGCAATCCAAGTTTTGATGCAATGAGAACCACCGAAGCAGCAGCAAACTCTGCTGCAAATCCTCTCGTTGGTGTCAGTTCTGTAATCTTCTTCCCAATTGTTGCTATCACTCTATACCCCCATATCATCAACCCAGCTACAATCCCAAATCCTCCCCAAGCAAGGACATCAATTGGAATCACAATCTCCGCCCCACCGATGCTGCCCTGAAGTATGGATAATGCAGCAGCCAACGGACCGATCGCGTTGGACACGTCGTTTCCACCGTGAGCAAATGACATGAAACAAGCTGAAAGAACCTGCATATATCCAAACACTCCATAAACTATCTCCAACTGAGTTCCCTTTGGACCTGCAATATCATCAAGGAACCCGATGTTTTTACTCGTACTTTCGTCGGTGTTTTCCGAAGACAAAGCGGCTTTGTTGAGTAGATGGCCAAGTTGTCCCTGAATGATCTTGTCAACCAGGAATGCTCCTAGTGTTCCACAGGCAACGGCTTGCGCTGCAGCCCATTTGGGATTCTTACTTAAAGGAAATGATACAAATGATATCCCGATTACGCCGAGGAATACGAGTATCGGTGCAGCTGCAGCAGCTGCCTGtcctggattctttgcactgTACACAAACTGAAACGAACTTCCAATTAATTGTGGCTTTTAGCATTTGAATTTCATGAATGATAGATACAAAATCAAGGCAAGAAGCTTGCCTGACTCAAATGGCAGTGAGCAGGAACATACCCTACGAATGCACTTGTAGACAAGGAATGAAACCAGAGCTCCAATTAATGGAGAAATCACCCATGAAGAAGCCACTCTCGCCAGTGAGCCCCAGAAGACAGCACCAGCTCCTCCATAAACAAGCCCGAACCCAACCATTGATCCCACTATACAATGCGTCGTCGAGACGGGCCATCCATAATACGATGCAATCTTCGCACCAATATTCAAGATCAACGAGTCAAGttagaatttcttttgtcaACTTTGTGGAAAACACTCGTACTCTTTATTCAAGACACTATGTAGAATGCATTTTGTGCTTTGTATTTCTTGGGATCTAAACATTGGCAGGGTGGACTTGTAAAGGCTAAGTAATTTATTCTTATAATATCTACATTAAAAAACGCCACTAAAATCCTAAAACATAGGTACCTGCAACCAAGAACCAGCAGCAGccaaagaagaaagcaagcCAGCAAAGTACAGCATATCCTTCCCCTGGAACACACCCGCCACAAGAATCCCATTCTGCATTGTACTAGTCACATGGGTACCCATCAGTAAAGCCCCTGAGAATTCCAAAACCGCCGCCGTAACCACAGCCTGCCGAAGCGTCAATGCACCAGAGCCGACAGAGGTCCCCATGGCATTAGCCACATCATTGGCACCTATATTCCAAGCCATATAAAACCCAAACAACAGAGTAGCATACGACAGTATCTTGGTCTTCAAGGCCAACCCCTGCCCCAAAGACTTCATGAAAAGCGGAAAACTAAGAGCCGAAAGTGCAATACATGCAATAATAGCAGTGGCAGTTGTTGAAGAAATATGGAAGGCCTGAGCCATCCCTTGTAATTCCTCCTCCGCCTCCTCCCCACTGGCCTTCTCGTGTTCATGGTTTTGGCTAAATTGAAGCACTTCCTGTTTCCCTTCGCCCCCAGCTTCAGCAAAGGAGGAAATCCCAGCAAAAGGGTGCTTGAATTTAGAGAAGGGGGAAAATTGGTGGGGCTTGTGGGAGAGGTAGGAATGCGTATTGGGAAGGTGATTTTGGAGGGAGAGTGAAGATGGGCGGTGCTTGGGGATGGCAGCGTGGGGGCTAGAGGGGGAGAAGGGGTCGGATTTGGCAATGTTTGGGGAAGATGAGAAGAGGCAATGGGCGAGAGACATGGCGGATGAGGGAGGAGAGCGTGGGTTTGGGGGAAGGGGGAAGGGGGTGGAGGAATTATCCAGAAGGAATGTTGAGAATGGAATTTagtggaggaggagaagaggaAGGAAAGGAACAGGGTCCCATCCTGATTGTGAGCTTCCAACACACAATTTGAAGTTAATGTGTTACAGAAACTATTTAGTGTTGTTGCCACGGCCCAAAGTTTTGTACTGGAGAAGCAAAAATGTGTtgatttaatatgatttttttctatatatatatatatagttaggAATCATACTTcctataatggtatgatattatcatGCTCACATGTCTCCAAAAAACCTCATGCCAATGGAAATACTATTTCACTTATAAAGCCATGATCTGGCTCTAAAAGGCCTCATGGAGATACTATTtcgcttataaacccatgatcattccctaagccaatgtgggactccctcccaaagTACCTCCGATCCTTTCTCTGTAACTCCTCTCTCTTAAACCTTTTAACACAGTACACCATTTGTGTAACATTTTAGTAGGATGAAAGGACTACCATTCAAAAAATAACTAAACCTCTCAAATCAATTACATTATCAAAAATACTAAACCTCTCAAATCAATTACATTATCAAACAAATCATTTTATAGGCTTACAAACACGCTAATAAAATTAGCAACTCTAAGAATAGGAAAAATAACTacccattaattaatttagtggtTGGAGCATTAAGTGGACATCCTAATTAAATGGTAGCCTATCCTCCTAGAAAACAGGtctaatatataaatacagGAGGAACTCAATCTCCATGAATTTCTCGAAATATCCATATAAACCAttgcaaaaatgaaaagaaaattttatgaaatatataaagaaatagGAGTTCGGAATAGAATGGAAAAAGCTTCTCTAGTCTCCATGACATCTCTCCCTCCCCCATGTATCAATGAGTTTCCATAAAAAgtgaaatatttcaaattcatagtaaatgattattaaaagttataaa
This genomic window from Cucurbita pepo subsp. pepo cultivar mu-cu-16 chromosome LG01, ASM280686v2, whole genome shotgun sequence contains:
- the LOC111778873 gene encoding uncharacterized protein LOC111778873, which translates into the protein MDSYHQTHHFARAPPPPPPPYSSSAADPYHHHQQPSLRPPVPPQGPWFPNQFQYHPSHSASPTPPPPPPPPLPSQWGPPAPLSDHAPPPPGAYPPPPHPYTSQPMHQNPFPPPRPLMFQHLPPHSQVPQSYSQEWNNPNRAPHQGWDYRAQGNEEDWAARARAWADAKTAMESQQSQFAPTGRLEEQNYYHDQYSQPMNSNHPDMSHQPLPPTTYEQFPASATSARSPAGHHLESLPVAVSSEQSSYLSDGRPTYSVGDFSYGGNMNSALHHQGKLSSSPSVLQQEVPSSNYSVSGKEDTVDQYVESFKSLPLQNSSVHDGQQHFQPSIPLPYAYGNEPGPVGPVINLADQPLDFAPRFNHDHGLRAHSGFARNDSAGSTRGIDPGVPMSSLNSWSSIAPGMVYPPIPPMASGTQLDPPVAVSSSVPGHTPPPFGSFAGSSITPAIPTAATPFPGAALPPTVLPGDAYGMSNMSERPKKASVPNWLREEIKKAVITSSSADHPKEGTELMEEQGVDKSFSKEDLTDSKSIDSSRSAEEEDDEDFVEEARTAAINQEIKRVLTEVLLKVTDELFDEIATKVLDEDDLAVEAKLNIVTSNQNVSSSTLPVSTPKTSAKILIPVKVQEPDNGNTSEMSDSSSPGDLLGLGNYASDDDKSDDRDGEIQSSNVQDAVRDASTQGNVIGNDINNVSTNSVNEMSKKTGLNKMNGDWVDEERGQEHSLKPSSKGKDKETKLGDGTASGTNDTPGIVSEQHGKNVNGKKGSKDSQDGETKIKPHRSGKQESMRGSSLKERVKEEGEVKTWTNEKADEIRGRQDTRHLKKEELDDQNVQKESLKDQGVKSGEKGKDSDSRHRSTHHKKEERREDKLLRAGTKDGTERKREYTKDEEGRTRQKISSDSSRHKSSRDRNKDKAVGHTSSDDSDDSKRKVNSRKREKSPSPVRSKRRQVSRSPHSKHSQRKHSPLSSLETTRARRSRSRSPARRRR
- the LOC111778881 gene encoding inorganic phosphate transporter 2-1, chloroplastic-like — translated: MSLAHCLFSSSPNIAKSDPFSPSSPHAAIPKHRPSSLSLQNHLPNTHSYLSHKPHQFSPFSKFKHPFAGISSFAEAGGEGKQEVLQFSQNHEHEKASGEEAEEELQGMAQAFHISSTTATAIIACIALSALSFPLFMKSLGQGLALKTKILSYATLLFGFYMAWNIGANDVANAMGTSVGSGALTLRQAVVTAAVLEFSGALLMGTHVTSTMQNGILVAGVFQGKDMLYFAGLLSSLAAAGSWLQIASYYGWPVSTTHCIVGSMVGFGLVYGGAGAVFWGSLARVASSWVISPLIGALVSFLVYKCIRRFVYSAKNPGQAAAAAAPILVFLGVIGISFVSFPLSKNPKWAAAQAVACGTLGAFLVDKIIQGQLGHLLNKAALSSENTDESTSKNIGFLDDIAGPKGTQLEIVYGVFGYMQVLSACFMSFAHGGNDVSNAIGPLAAALSILQGSIGGAEIVIPIDVLAWGGFGIVAGLMIWGYRVIATIGKKITELTPTRGFAAEFAAASVVLIASKLGLPISATHTLVGAVMGVGFARGLNSVRAETVREIVLSWAVTIPVGAFLSVVYTWILTKLLSYIL